The Hymenobacter sp. GOD-10R genome includes a window with the following:
- a CDS encoding FG-GAP-like repeat-containing protein: MLLHRTFSSYPLPLSARLSIAGRIGAFLLLLATSAQAQTPTLTGFSPTRNARTAARTTNVAAMFGQTLGNTASTQQALKVFSQQAGGQKSGATTVSGNTLSFNPTADFKAGETVLATVTTGVQSGGGQNLATAQVLQFTTAVTPSAGTFGGGSAVPVGPDTRGLAVGDIDGDGDLDLATPSFGVASGSVSVRRNSGSGTFTGNEEVAVGPYARSVAFGDVDGDGDLDLVTANGTSDAAVSIRLNNGSGTFSGSQNIALNREMNDVALGDVDGDGDLDIVVAGPVGIVIMIRNLGGGTFTGISSFLFTTSDIYSLVLGDVDSDGDLDFIANGYTTGRTVTPGQVRIGFNDGTGTFVPAAPILVGLFSQDVSAGDLDGDGDLDLAVANRGSNTVSFLLNNGTGAFTSGGEIGLVDANSVSLNDVDGDGDLDLLAGSLSTPYQVSVRLNNGAGSFSGSQQISVGNSSARLELGDLDGDGDLDLLAAGGNTVSVRLNRSQPVLASLSVNAGAVGSSVVLTGSGFTGATSVTFNGVAATSFVVNSATQITVTVPAGATTGPVVVTTPEGTSNGLPFTVSAAPIVTAVSPARNAPSAPGTSAVSVTYNQALSDNATTRQALKVFSQQASGKKSGTTTVSGNSIAFAPSTAFRPGETVFATATAAAQSSTGVAATPHVFQFTTATAPATGVFSGSEVSVGTGPANVAVGDVDSDGDLDLVTRGSGNTATLQLNTGAGTFTTSSVVNLGGAPADLAFGDVDADGDLDLLTLNANRTISVRLNNGSGTFSGTQEIVLIGNPSPEALSLAIGDIDGDGDLDLLASCSSPSSIADTRGTIYVRFNNGAGTFTGDVVLDVNVPVSIALGDIDGDGDLDLLAPFFGTGRVFGNFVAPRLNDGAGNFSEVGTLTTLDYFPAGVALGDLDRDGDLDLVTANRSSTVSVRLNNGGGTFTGSENLPSNEAARVTLGDVDGDGDLDLLVTSLANTVNVHLNNGTGGFGAAQLVAVGTNPLGIATGDLDGNGTLDFLTANSMSNTVSVRLNQAAATSALAVTELSPARNARSAPRVADVAVTFNQALSTGAATQQALKIFSQQAGGRKAGTATVSGNTLALNPTADFKAGETVFATLTTAAQSSSGASLAKPQVFQFTTATAPSNGTFDGGPNVPVLLPQATKGIVGDVDGDGDLDLVALSKINTGASFVSVRLNNGSASFSNAQDIAGNGANLSNIAFGDVDGDGDLDLLITVAPFPGPGTVGVWLNNGSGTFTASAQVTIAGRPFEVAVGDGDGDGDLDLFVANDENVVSICFNNGAGTFSGIKQVSASSFRGLALGDVDGDGDLDFLTAGNQVNGSVSVRLNDGAGNFSVGQEVAVGTFPLDVALGDFDGDGDLDMAAANSGNSTVSVRFNNGLGSFSGTTEVAIGDNSHGLDIGDVDGDGDLDFVAANLFSNTVSVRLNNGQGAFVLGQEVSVTGPYDVTLGDVNGDNRVDLIAPSYNATSVTVRLNQASTTPALAVMSLSPARNARSAPRATDVAVTFNQALSTGAATQQALKVFSAQAGGQKAGTATVSGNTLTLNPATDFKAGETVFATLTTAAQSSSGASLAVPQVFQFTTATSSSNGSFGGGSDPAVGTTPLSVTTGDVDGDGDLDLLTANVNTNTVSIRLNNGAAGFAGSQEVSVGRGPSQVVLSDVDGDGDLDLATANSRTIFPGTVSVRLNNGQGSFSGTTEVAVGDTPHAVALADVDGDGDLDLLAANYTAGSGNTSTVSVRLNNGLGTFSGTQDVSIGTRPLSIAVGDVDADGDLDFVTANSNQVTASVRLNDGKGTFSGSIDVTVGPNPNGVALGDLDGDGDLDLVVANGDAGRLRVLPNTGNGTFAAGQEVVVGSLPQGVVLGDVDGDGDLDLATANNGYDAGRTVSVRLNNGSGSFGGAQEVNLGAAPSGLALADLDGDGDLDLLTANSSSNTVSVRLNQNAARGVLAASAALIEQVSVYPNPAHTTTQLLLPASLTAQPMQVRVLNSMGQVVWEQQLTARQTTATSQLVLGKLPTGVYSLRLGTAAGVITKRLLVE; this comes from the coding sequence ATGCTATTACATCGTACCTTTTCTTCCTATCCGTTACCCTTGTCTGCCCGGCTTTCAATTGCCGGGCGCATAGGCGCCTTCTTACTGCTGCTGGCAACGAGTGCCCAGGCCCAAACGCCGACACTGACGGGCTTTTCGCCCACGCGCAACGCCCGCACGGCGGCGCGCACCACCAACGTAGCAGCAATGTTCGGGCAAACGCTCGGTAATACCGCCAGCACCCAGCAAGCGCTGAAAGTTTTTAGCCAGCAGGCTGGAGGGCAAAAGTCAGGTGCTACGACGGTGAGTGGTAATACGCTCTCCTTCAATCCAACGGCCGATTTTAAAGCGGGCGAAACCGTGCTGGCTACCGTGACCACCGGTGTGCAGAGTGGCGGCGGGCAAAACCTAGCTACCGCCCAAGTGCTTCAGTTTACTACCGCCGTGACGCCCAGCGCTGGCACCTTTGGGGGCGGCTCCGCTGTGCCAGTGGGCCCTGATACACGGGGCCTAGCCGTGGGCGACATCGACGGCGACGGTGACCTGGACCTAGCCACCCCTAGCTTTGGAGTAGCAAGCGGGAGTGTAAGCGTACGTCGTAACAGCGGCAGCGGTACCTTCACGGGCAACGAGGAAGTTGCCGTGGGACCGTACGCCCGTAGCGTAGCCTTTGGCGACGTGGATGGTGACGGCGACCTCGACTTGGTAACGGCAAATGGCACTAGCGACGCGGCCGTGAGTATTCGGCTGAACAATGGCAGCGGCACCTTCTCGGGAAGCCAGAACATTGCCCTGAACCGGGAAATGAACGACGTAGCCCTGGGCGACGTGGACGGCGACGGCGACTTGGATATTGTGGTCGCAGGACCAGTGGGTATCGTGATTATGATCCGCAACCTAGGTGGGGGTACCTTCACCGGTATCAGTAGCTTTTTATTTACTACTAGTGATATCTACAGCCTCGTTTTAGGCGACGTAGACAGTGACGGGGACCTTGACTTCATTGCCAACGGCTATACCACTGGCCGCACCGTTACGCCAGGCCAAGTGCGAATCGGATTTAATGACGGCACCGGCACCTTTGTCCCGGCGGCCCCAATTCTGGTTGGGTTATTTTCGCAAGACGTAAGTGCCGGCGACCTCGACGGCGATGGCGACCTGGATCTTGCCGTTGCCAACCGGGGGAGCAATACCGTTAGTTTCCTCTTAAATAACGGCACTGGTGCCTTCACGAGTGGGGGCGAAATTGGGTTGGTCGACGCTAATAGTGTGTCATTGAACGACGTAGACGGCGATGGCGACCTAGATCTGCTGGCGGGCAGTCTTTCGACTCCTTACCAGGTAAGCGTGCGCCTCAACAACGGCGCGGGTAGCTTCTCGGGGAGCCAGCAAATCAGCGTCGGGAACAGCTCGGCCCGCCTGGAACTCGGCGACCTAGATGGCGACGGCGACTTGGACCTGCTGGCGGCTGGTGGCAACACCGTGAGTGTGCGTCTGAATCGTAGCCAACCCGTGTTGGCGAGCTTATCGGTTAACGCGGGGGCAGTGGGCAGCAGCGTGGTACTGACAGGCTCAGGCTTCACTGGGGCAACCAGCGTTACCTTCAACGGAGTGGCGGCTACTAGCTTCGTCGTCAATTCGGCCACGCAAATTACTGTCACGGTGCCAGCGGGTGCCACTACGGGCCCTGTAGTAGTCACGACGCCGGAAGGCACCAGCAATGGCCTGCCATTCACGGTGAGTGCGGCTCCCATCGTGACGGCGGTGTCGCCCGCGCGCAATGCACCCTCCGCGCCGGGCACTTCGGCGGTTTCGGTAACCTACAACCAAGCCTTGAGCGACAATGCCACTACTCGGCAGGCGCTGAAGGTGTTTAGTCAGCAGGCCAGTGGCAAAAAGAGTGGTACGACTACCGTATCTGGCAACTCCATCGCTTTTGCACCTAGCACGGCGTTCAGACCCGGCGAGACGGTGTTTGCGACGGCTACCGCCGCGGCCCAAAGCAGCACAGGTGTGGCTGCTACGCCACATGTGTTTCAGTTTACGACCGCCACCGCGCCGGCCACGGGCGTATTTAGTGGATCTGAGGTAAGCGTGGGAACAGGACCCGCAAACGTCGCAGTGGGCGACGTTGACAGCGACGGCGACCTGGATCTGGTGACCCGCGGCAGCGGCAATACAGCTACGTTACAGCTTAATACGGGTGCGGGCACCTTTACTACGAGCTCCGTGGTGAACCTAGGTGGTGCGCCGGCTGACCTAGCTTTTGGAGATGTGGATGCTGATGGTGACTTGGATCTGCTCACGTTGAACGCCAACAGAACCATAAGCGTGCGCCTCAACAATGGTAGCGGAACCTTCTCGGGTACGCAGGAAATCGTCCTCATTGGCAATCCAAGCCCAGAAGCTCTATCGTTGGCAATCGGCGACATAGACGGTGACGGTGACCTCGACCTACTTGCTTCTTGCAGCTCGCCGAGCAGCATAGCTGATACGCGCGGCACCATTTACGTGCGGTTTAACAATGGCGCTGGGACGTTTACGGGGGATGTTGTGCTAGATGTAAACGTGCCCGTGAGCATTGCGCTCGGTGACATCGACGGTGACGGCGACCTAGATCTGCTGGCGCCCTTCTTCGGGACTGGACGCGTCTTCGGCAACTTTGTGGCGCCTCGCCTCAATGACGGGGCTGGCAACTTTAGTGAAGTAGGAACCTTGACGACTTTGGACTATTTTCCGGCAGGAGTAGCCTTGGGCGACCTCGACCGCGACGGTGACCTCGACCTAGTAACGGCCAACCGATCCAGCACCGTCAGTGTCCGCCTCAACAACGGTGGCGGAACTTTCACGGGTAGCGAAAATCTGCCGAGCAACGAGGCCGCCCGCGTAACGCTGGGCGACGTCGATGGCGACGGCGACCTCGACCTACTCGTAACCAGTCTGGCCAATACCGTGAACGTGCACCTGAACAACGGTACGGGTGGTTTTGGGGCAGCTCAACTGGTGGCAGTTGGCACAAATCCCCTAGGCATTGCTACTGGTGACCTAGATGGCAACGGAACCCTGGATTTTCTGACGGCAAACAGCATGAGCAACACCGTGAGTGTACGTCTGAACCAAGCCGCTGCTACGTCGGCATTGGCCGTCACGGAGCTGAGCCCGGCCCGCAACGCCCGCTCGGCCCCACGCGTCGCCGATGTGGCCGTGACCTTCAACCAAGCCCTGAGTACGGGCGCCGCCACACAGCAAGCGCTGAAGATATTCAGCCAGCAGGCCGGCGGGCGCAAAGCCGGCACGGCTACCGTGAGCGGCAACACGCTTGCGCTCAACCCGACGGCGGACTTCAAGGCAGGCGAGACGGTGTTTGCTACCCTCACCACAGCCGCGCAGAGCAGCAGCGGCGCGAGCTTAGCGAAGCCCCAGGTGTTCCAGTTTACCACCGCTACCGCACCCAGCAATGGTACGTTTGATGGCGGACCCAACGTCCCCGTGTTGTTGCCACAGGCTACAAAGGGCATCGTTGGTGACGTGGATGGCGACGGTGATCTGGATTTGGTGGCATTAAGTAAAATTAACACAGGAGCTAGCTTCGTAAGTGTACGCTTAAACAACGGCAGTGCATCCTTCTCCAACGCCCAGGACATAGCCGGGAACGGGGCGAATCTTTCGAATATTGCCTTTGGCGATGTAGACGGCGATGGCGACCTGGACTTGCTGATAACAGTTGCTCCTTTCCCTGGGCCGGGCACGGTAGGCGTATGGCTTAACAACGGAAGTGGCACATTCACCGCAAGCGCGCAAGTAACCATCGCTGGCCGCCCGTTTGAAGTGGCAGTAGGCGACGGCGACGGCGACGGGGATCTGGATCTGTTTGTCGCCAATGATGAAAACGTGGTTAGCATTTGCTTCAACAACGGCGCAGGTACGTTCAGTGGAATCAAGCAGGTCAGCGCCAGCTCTTTCAGGGGCTTAGCATTGGGCGACGTGGACGGCGACGGCGACCTGGACTTTCTCACAGCGGGCAATCAAGTTAACGGTTCAGTAAGTGTGCGCCTGAATGATGGTGCCGGCAATTTCAGCGTTGGTCAGGAAGTAGCCGTGGGTACTTTCCCCCTCGATGTGGCCCTGGGCGACTTCGATGGCGATGGTGACCTAGATATGGCCGCGGCCAATAGCGGCAACAGTACGGTCAGTGTCCGCTTCAACAATGGTCTAGGTAGCTTCAGCGGCACTACGGAAGTTGCCATCGGCGACAACTCGCACGGGCTGGATATCGGCGATGTGGACGGCGACGGGGATCTGGACTTTGTGGCGGCCAACCTCTTCAGTAATACGGTAAGCGTGCGCCTCAACAATGGGCAGGGTGCCTTCGTGCTTGGCCAGGAGGTAAGCGTAACCGGGCCGTATGATGTAACGCTTGGAGATGTGAACGGGGATAATAGAGTGGATCTGATAGCTCCTAGCTACAATGCTACCAGCGTAACAGTGCGCCTGAACCAGGCGAGCACCACGCCAGCGTTGGCAGTTATGTCGCTGTCACCCGCCCGCAACGCTCGCTCGGCTCCGCGCGCCACCGATGTAGCCGTGACCTTCAACCAAGCCCTGAGCACGGGCGCCGCCACGCAGCAAGCGCTGAAGGTGTTTAGTGCGCAAGCTGGGGGCCAGAAAGCTGGCACGGCTACCGTGAGCGGCAACACGCTCACGCTGAACCCCGCCACCGACTTTAAAGCGGGCGAAACGGTATTTGCGACGCTTACCACGGCCGCGCAGAGTAGCAGTGGGGCTAGCCTAGCCGTGCCGCAGGTGTTCCAGTTTACCACGGCCACCAGCTCGAGCAATGGCAGCTTTGGCGGCGGCTCCGACCCCGCTGTCGGAACTACCCCGCTGAGCGTAACCACGGGTGACGTGGATGGCGACGGCGACCTCGACCTGCTCACCGCGAACGTGAACACCAATACCGTATCCATTCGCCTCAATAATGGGGCGGCAGGCTTCGCGGGTAGTCAGGAAGTAAGCGTTGGGCGAGGGCCCTCCCAAGTTGTGCTGAGCGACGTGGATGGTGACGGCGACTTGGACCTAGCCACGGCCAACAGCCGCACCATCTTCCCCGGCACCGTCAGCGTCCGCCTGAACAATGGGCAAGGAAGCTTCAGCGGTACCACGGAAGTAGCAGTAGGCGACACGCCGCACGCCGTGGCGCTGGCCGACGTGGATGGTGACGGCGACTTGGACCTACTTGCCGCGAACTACACGGCTGGCTCTGGCAACACAAGCACTGTGAGCGTACGCCTGAACAATGGGCTAGGTACATTCAGCGGCACCCAGGACGTAAGCATCGGCACACGCCCCCTAAGTATTGCCGTGGGCGACGTCGATGCCGATGGTGACCTGGACTTCGTAACCGCCAACTCCAACCAAGTCACGGCCAGCGTGCGTCTCAACGATGGCAAAGGCACCTTCAGCGGCAGCATCGATGTGACGGTGGGGCCAAACCCCAATGGTGTGGCCTTAGGAGATCTTGACGGTGACGGCGACCTAGATCTGGTAGTTGCTAATGGTGACGCTGGGCGTCTACGCGTGCTGCCGAACACTGGCAATGGTACGTTTGCCGCCGGGCAGGAAGTAGTCGTTGGAAGCTTGCCGCAAGGCGTGGTGCTGGGCGACGTGGATGGCGACGGTGACCTCGATCTTGCCACGGCCAACAACGGCTACGACGCGGGGCGCACCGTGAGCGTGCGTCTCAACAACGGCAGTGGCAGCTTTGGCGGCGCGCAGGAAGTGAACCTAGGTGCTGCTCCCTCTGGCTTGGCCCTAGCCGACCTCGATGGCGACGGCGACCTAGATCTGCTCACCGCCAACAGCAGCAGCAACACCGTAAGCGTGCGCCTCAACCAAAACGCGGCCCGTGGTGTGCTGGCGGCATCGGCAGCGCTTATCGAGCAAGTGAGCGTGTACCCCAACCCGGCCCATACCACAACGCAGTTGCTACTGCCCGCAAGTTTGACGGCCCAACCCATGCAAGTACGCGTGCTTAACTCGATGGGGCAAGTGGTTTGGGAGCAGCAGCTAACGGCCCGGCAGACGACCGCTACCTCCCAATTGGTGTTGGGCAAACTCCCAACAGGTGTGTATAGCCTGCGTCTAGGTACCGCCGCGGGCGTAATCACCAAGCGCTTGCTGGTCGAGTAA
- a CDS encoding GNAT family N-acetyltransferase: MLHLTRTTSDNPDFRQLVQLLDQDLQVRDGAEHTFYAQFNKVDTIRHAIVAYQGEEPIGCGAFKEFAEELVEIKRMFVLPTWRGQGIAAAVLTELESWARELGYRGCVLETGKKQPEAIRLYEKSGYHYIPNYGQYIGVENSVCLQKDLGLAVAARS, from the coding sequence ATGCTTCACCTTACCCGCACCACGTCCGACAACCCCGATTTTCGCCAGCTGGTGCAACTACTCGACCAGGATCTGCAAGTGCGCGACGGCGCCGAGCACACGTTTTACGCGCAGTTTAATAAGGTCGACACCATTCGGCACGCCATCGTCGCCTACCAAGGAGAGGAACCCATTGGCTGTGGGGCTTTCAAAGAATTCGCCGAAGAGCTTGTTGAAATCAAGCGCATGTTTGTGCTGCCAACGTGGCGCGGCCAAGGCATCGCCGCCGCTGTACTAACGGAACTGGAAAGTTGGGCGCGAGAGCTAGGATACCGCGGCTGCGTGCTGGAAACGGGTAAGAAACAACCCGAAGCCATTCGATTGTACGAGAAGTCTGGCTACCATTATATTCCAAACTACGGCCAGTACATCGGCGTGGAAAACAGCGTGTGTTTGCAAAAAGACCTCGGGTTGGCAGTGGCGGCAAGAAGCTAG
- a CDS encoding polyketide cyclase has translation MKTILSDKSFRLAIIISLTFLFTGFLLLHFHLIAYGWAFFILLPIVTGIAIGALPSIKWAYRGLAVGLAIFLMLLLVGQLEGLICVLMALPIIVSLLFLGSVISLLLKRFEQLRDSTNLNTLALPFFLFLLFAPVDKKLNSAPETIAVSSVVVLPYSPAQVYEQIKSVDTLNTHKPFLLRIGLPVPQKCVLEREQIGGLRTCYFEGGKIVERITALQQGKLLKMDVISYQLTGRKWLGFREAIYLFELTATGKTKLIRTTTYTSELKPRAYWEPLEQIAIEQEHQYVFDNLAQDLAAAYRRGSQPQAPK, from the coding sequence ATGAAAACTATCCTCTCAGACAAAAGCTTCCGCCTAGCTATTATCATCTCGCTTACTTTTCTCTTTACTGGATTCTTACTGCTGCACTTCCATTTGATTGCCTACGGTTGGGCATTTTTTATTCTCTTACCTATTGTTACTGGAATTGCTATTGGGGCGCTGCCCAGTATTAAGTGGGCGTACCGGGGGCTGGCAGTCGGTTTAGCTATTTTTTTGATGCTTTTACTAGTTGGACAACTGGAAGGGCTCATTTGCGTTTTGATGGCCCTGCCAATTATAGTATCGCTGCTGTTTTTAGGTAGTGTTATTTCATTGCTACTGAAGCGGTTTGAACAGCTCAGAGACTCCACTAACCTCAATACCCTAGCTCTGCCCTTTTTCCTATTTCTGCTATTTGCGCCCGTTGACAAGAAGCTCAACTCAGCCCCCGAAACTATAGCCGTAAGCTCCGTGGTGGTGCTGCCGTATTCGCCAGCGCAGGTATATGAGCAAATAAAATCCGTGGATACGCTGAACACCCACAAGCCTTTTCTGCTGCGTATTGGCTTGCCCGTTCCGCAGAAATGTGTGCTTGAACGAGAGCAAATAGGTGGCTTGCGCACCTGCTATTTCGAAGGCGGCAAGATAGTCGAAAGAATTACAGCGCTTCAGCAAGGCAAGCTGCTGAAGATGGACGTTATCAGCTATCAGCTCACTGGGCGTAAGTGGCTAGGTTTCAGAGAAGCAATTTACCTTTTCGAACTAACAGCCACCGGCAAAACTAAACTTATTCGCACTACAACTTACACTTCGGAGCTAAAGCCGCGAGCGTACTGGGAGCCTCTGGAGCAAATAGCTATTGAACAAGAACACCAATACGTGTTCGACAACCTAGCCCAGGATTTAGCGGCTGCTTACAGGCGCGGCTCGCAGCCTCAAGCCCCAAAGTAA
- a CDS encoding tryptophan 2,3-dioxygenase family protein, with protein sequence MSESASEFSPEVLAQLRRLQQKYAADGQDLGAYLEGLYYADYVNYWDYIELDTLLSLQRPLTQIPDERIFIMYHQITELYFKLCLCEYEQIGALQQPTMTEIVLRVGRVNRYFENLIDSFDVMVDGMDKQQFLQFRMALMPASGFQSVQYRMIEIASTSLDNLVDKEKRRLLGEAAAHDELMGCIYWKAGATVEETGAKALTLIQFEEKYTQLLTSHAAEYKDCNLWSVVQRLPGEERQHPRLLRQLKQLDVNVNVNWPLMHFKSAVRYLQRDPADVPATGGTNWKKYLPPKFQKRIFYPQLWSAQEMDDWGKGWVESIMEKR encoded by the coding sequence ATGTCTGAATCTGCTTCCGAATTTTCGCCCGAAGTACTTGCTCAGCTCCGTCGCCTTCAGCAAAAGTATGCTGCTGATGGGCAGGACCTAGGTGCTTACCTTGAGGGGCTCTACTACGCCGACTACGTCAACTACTGGGACTATATCGAGCTGGACACGCTGCTGAGCTTGCAGCGCCCGCTCACCCAGATTCCCGACGAGCGAATTTTCATTATGTACCACCAAATTACGGAGCTGTACTTCAAGCTTTGTTTGTGTGAGTACGAGCAGATTGGCGCTCTGCAACAGCCCACTATGACCGAAATCGTACTGCGGGTGGGCCGCGTCAACCGCTACTTCGAAAACCTGATCGACTCGTTCGACGTGATGGTGGACGGCATGGACAAACAGCAGTTTTTGCAGTTTCGCATGGCCCTCATGCCCGCCTCGGGCTTCCAGAGCGTGCAGTACCGCATGATTGAAATTGCCAGTACCTCGCTCGACAACTTGGTCGACAAGGAAAAGCGCCGCCTGCTGGGCGAAGCCGCCGCCCACGACGAGCTCATGGGCTGCATCTACTGGAAAGCCGGCGCTACGGTGGAGGAAACGGGCGCGAAGGCCCTCACTCTTATTCAGTTCGAAGAGAAGTACACCCAGCTGCTCACCTCCCACGCCGCTGAGTACAAAGACTGCAACCTATGGAGCGTGGTGCAGCGCCTCCCCGGGGAAGAACGCCAGCACCCCCGCCTTCTGCGCCAGCTCAAGCAGCTCGACGTGAACGTGAACGTAAACTGGCCGCTGATGCACTTCAAATCGGCCGTGCGCTACCTCCAGCGCGACCCCGCCGACGTGCCCGCTACTGGTGGCACCAACTGGAAGAAATACCTACCTCCCAAGTTTCAAAAGCGCATTTTCTACCCCCAGCTCTGGAGCGCTCAGGAGATGGACGATTGGGGCAAAGGCTGGGTAGAGAGTATTATGGAGAAGCGGTAA
- the sdaAB gene encoding L-serine ammonia-lyase, iron-sulfur-dependent subunit beta codes for MAEKSSIFDMIGPVMIGPSSSHTAGVVRIARAAIRILGSLPTHAVITFYNSFARTYEGHGSDRAIIAGLLGYATDDKRIREAFDYAKEAGLHYTFQSVGNASTMHPNTIKLQLRDERTGQTAEVIGQSRGGGVIRIVEVDGFPADFSASLHTLIVDADDRRGSIAFIASVIAHDDCNIATMFVSRKGKHDVARQFIEMDSGIKDITLAYLRQLSWVHRVTYIPNIDL; via the coding sequence ATGGCGGAGAAAAGCAGCATTTTCGATATGATTGGGCCGGTGATGATCGGGCCTAGCTCCTCGCATACGGCCGGCGTGGTGCGCATCGCGCGCGCGGCCATCCGGATCCTCGGGTCCTTGCCCACGCATGCCGTCATCACGTTCTATAATTCCTTTGCCCGCACCTACGAAGGTCACGGCTCCGACCGCGCTATTATAGCCGGCTTACTCGGCTACGCTACCGATGATAAGCGCATTCGTGAGGCCTTTGACTACGCCAAGGAAGCGGGGTTGCACTATACCTTTCAAAGTGTAGGCAATGCCTCCACCATGCACCCCAACACCATCAAGCTGCAGCTGCGTGACGAGCGCACCGGCCAGACAGCGGAAGTGATTGGACAGAGCCGGGGTGGGGGCGTCATTCGCATTGTGGAGGTTGATGGCTTCCCGGCAGATTTTTCGGCCTCCCTGCACACGCTCATTGTGGATGCCGACGACCGGCGCGGCTCCATTGCTTTCATCGCCTCCGTCATTGCCCACGACGACTGCAACATTGCCACCATGTTTGTCTCGCGCAAAGGCAAACACGACGTGGCCCGGCAGTTCATCGAGATGGACTCAGGTATTAAAGACATTACGTTGGCTTATCTGCGCCAATTAAGTTGGGTACACCGCGTTACCTATATTCCTAACATCGACTTATAG
- a CDS encoding TolC family protein, with product MKLPSTLLVRPFVKASISLGLGLAVSTAVAQTAPPTQPPAGTMQTAPAGAWTLQRAVDYALEHNLTVRQNQLTAETSSAILRQSKAAQLPTANLNGSQTWNYGRSVNPLTYEFQNQTTRSNNVSGVAQVVLFQGFQLRNTVKRNTLDYQASLGDIEKARNDLSLNVASQFLQLVLSEELVRTNQLKVDSDVQQVERTRKLLKAGSVAESNLLDLQAQQATDELNVITAQNQRDIARLQLTQLMNLDTVSQAAFQVEVPNLPDPDEQAPLSEDPNATYQTALTLLPEIKAADLRVSSAKSTVDIARGGYMPRLSFGASIFSGYSSARTITSVGNDSTARKTTFYVENPATPGTTVPLNVLVYQRNTAILSQSYWDQLDQNLGRQLQFNLSIPILNGLQVRTNVQRSLINVQQAQLNAEQTRLNLRQSIQQAYADAVAAQRKFGAARRQVEAQTTSYRNAEIRFNNGLLNGTEFNITKNNLTAAESTMIQAKYEFIFRRKVLDFYQGKPLTL from the coding sequence ATGAAACTACCTTCTACTCTGCTTGTTCGTCCTTTTGTGAAGGCGAGCATTAGCTTGGGGCTAGGGTTGGCCGTGAGCACGGCCGTCGCTCAAACGGCGCCACCCACGCAGCCCCCAGCCGGCACGATGCAAACGGCTCCTGCCGGTGCCTGGACCTTGCAGCGCGCCGTAGACTATGCCCTGGAGCACAACCTGACGGTGCGCCAGAACCAGCTGACGGCGGAAACCAGTAGCGCTATCCTGCGTCAGAGCAAGGCGGCCCAACTGCCTACGGCCAACCTCAACGGCTCGCAGACGTGGAACTACGGACGCAGCGTAAACCCATTGACGTACGAGTTTCAGAACCAGACCACGCGCTCCAACAACGTTTCTGGCGTTGCGCAAGTCGTGCTGTTTCAAGGTTTTCAGCTGCGCAATACCGTCAAGCGCAATACGCTCGACTATCAGGCTAGCCTCGGCGACATTGAAAAGGCTCGCAATGACTTGTCGCTCAACGTCGCGTCGCAGTTTTTACAATTGGTACTAAGCGAAGAACTAGTGCGTACTAATCAGCTGAAAGTCGATAGCGATGTGCAGCAGGTAGAGCGCACGCGCAAATTGCTGAAGGCTGGCAGTGTGGCAGAAAGCAACTTGCTCGACCTTCAGGCGCAGCAGGCTACTGACGAGCTGAACGTGATTACGGCTCAAAACCAGCGCGACATTGCTCGTTTGCAGCTTACTCAGCTCATGAACCTAGATACTGTCAGCCAAGCGGCGTTTCAGGTAGAAGTGCCGAACCTACCGGACCCCGATGAGCAGGCGCCGCTCAGCGAAGACCCCAACGCAACCTACCAAACGGCCCTCACGCTGCTGCCCGAAATTAAAGCGGCCGACCTGCGCGTGAGCAGTGCCAAGTCGACCGTCGACATTGCCCGCGGCGGGTATATGCCGCGGTTGAGCTTCGGTGCCAGCATTTTCTCGGGTTATTCCTCGGCACGCACCATCACGTCGGTCGGAAATGACTCGACGGCGCGTAAGACCACGTTTTACGTGGAAAACCCAGCGACGCCCGGTACCACGGTTCCGCTCAACGTGCTGGTGTACCAGCGCAACACGGCCATTCTGTCGCAGAGCTATTGGGACCAGCTCGACCAGAACCTAGGTCGGCAGTTGCAGTTCAACCTGAGCATTCCGATTCTGAACGGCTTGCAGGTGCGCACCAACGTGCAACGCTCGCTCATCAATGTGCAGCAAGCCCAGCTCAACGCCGAGCAAACCCGTCTAAACCTACGCCAGAGCATTCAGCAAGCCTACGCCGATGCCGTTGCTGCCCAGCGCAAGTTTGGGGCTGCCCGCCGCCAAGTAGAAGCGCAGACTACCTCGTACCGCAATGCTGAAATTCGCTTCAACAACGGCCTGCTCAATGGTACCGAGTTCAACATCACCAAGAACAACCTCACGGCCGCCGAATCGACCATGATTCAGGCCAAGTACGAGTTTATCTTCCGGCGCAAAGTGCTGGACTTCTACCAAGGCAAACCGCTCACTTTGTGA